A genomic segment from Syngnathus scovelli strain Florida chromosome 3, RoL_Ssco_1.2, whole genome shotgun sequence encodes:
- the ep400 gene encoding E1A-binding protein p400 isoform X3, translating into MHHGSGSQNIQRQLQRPKSVSASEAEDQQQQATVAASQQQTTVAHPQSPVTTFSSAASPSAPQSPNYQIIMSRSPVTGQNMNITLQNVGQMVTANQQITITQIPLQNPASPGFQHTTPQWRFEHAPSSYIQVTSPLPQPMQPQSPTQHSPVSLQGVTRPGAPSAALGVCGQSPTRFVEAGMVVRQISLGSPSGTGHFVYQDGTALAQITQGTPGPIQLSSPGAPGSVRERRLSQPHSQTGGTIHHLGPQSPVATSTALSTLGSPGHITTSNLPPQISSIIQGKLARPVIFDKTSQGVVAAVGSSPTASFTIPSTIPSSSPSLTSPSQANTNNPLAATNTAVGTVKKQVPKRLEEIPPSTPEIAQLRKQCLEHHAKKMDTLKEVFKEYLIELFFLQHLQGNMMDYLAFKKKPCVPLYTYLRQNDLDLEEEEEEEEQSKVINDEVKVGTGKDGQAVTPVAIATQLPPNVSAAFSAQQQFQGLQGPAGTLANPAEMDAFKRQQAMVQADQAKRSRIDVGRHGLIFQHPGVAPLGSPGVPLQQLMPTAQGGMPPAPQVVQIAGQKQNQQQYDPSKGPPVQNAASLHTPPPQLPSRLPQGALPMTGPPVTLSQQVQIVESTVQPGGQLQAQVKVQTGGPIMASVNPHTQLQAQLQQQMQSGLHIQLPPQQQQNQTMLPSGQATVTLGRPGAESAQPIQRNMTNSISLSSMSSTSVPTSNCVPTTQPTSPLRPLATNTNPSTQSKLAGTNGFSGIKTSGFGQSATMQSSQEASQDKQVEQAKLENQVHQRISELRKDGQWSASRLPKVVEASRPKSHWDYLLEEMQWMAADFVQERRWKEAAAKKMARTCARYHQEQRKSEERSNKERELHLRHIAGTIAREVEFFWSNIEQVVEIKLHFEINEKRIRALSLQKASVKGHSVGETPDKEERHSVYRKRKSNSPLSVEADEESTIEEQEVTEGEANYKTELVELAKDAELPLDALRKQYAGAYADSFDWPQPSPSSNQDDEETEAITCPARSPPEAVLIDSLLIVDQFRSPDKTSSCNSEGKPARDISEVAAATELLLPKGTLKSTSSTLTPAPFLLHGALREYQQIGVDWLVNLYKKHLNGILADETGLGKTVQTVAYMAHLAGQEGIWGPHLIVVRTCKLLNWEVEFKRWCPGLKILLYLGTERERKSQRTWWREENSFHVCVTSYKLLMKDRSHFLRQKWRHLVLDEVQLIKNMTEKHWETIFALQSVQRILLINTPLQNTLKELWTMIHFLMPGITRPYSDFPVKAGTDQNQDYCHKLVIRLHRMIQPFILRRSKREVEKQLPKKYEHILKCRLSGRQKSLYEDILTQPRSQEALKTGHFVSVLQVLMQLQRVCNHPDLVVPRETSSSFFCTPLQYNCPSLILEAMQDDSNKDTALSLFDLISNENQLTRYQIEEVMPKLKVTQQLIEEIYSGPEPPPHPKPCPIKPMRLFQPVQYGTKPEGRLVAITSAVGQNPQTSSSATTNSVSSSNSAQARGKSPVTTAATTATQGGDAVKIAQLANIAGSQNRISQPETPVTLQFQGNKFTLSPSQLRQLTTGQPLQLQGNILQIVSAPGQQIIRPQGSMVMQTMAQAVPNSNASASPSAPHPAPPTVQQGVTTNASATSNRLATPPSQESSEDKTRQAKQRLSLLFEANERRCSRRVLYGSDLLQACTVSSEPGHSALTAGGWMWVGRESCVRAQNTFVATTSALQSALLSLENRMQATNSLGKGLLCVVPTAVAPPPQLYAANPPTPYTIKQRLFHSHLQESFASHACDIHHLVARHHFCSPDHQLMQMDSGKLEALAILLQKLRSDNRRVLILTQMMKMLDILEAFLDYRQLTYVRVDESYTPDERQETIRTFNRNRPIFCSILTNHCCASVGTMLDADAIIFYDTDLNPSMDARTQEWCDKLGRAKDIHIYRLESGNSIEEKLLKNGTKDLIREVAAQGTDYTLAFLTQRTIQDLFEVEAGSGEKVEEFVVLHQEPSASETISPKVARPYIQALHSINLEDSPEADGVKVEDAEITGMHSELADESESQTKEEPVEMDQLNAVMEQLTPIERYALNYLEYLHISDDETALKERLECSKRGWELQQLQKLKEEEEDRELMEGAEELFTYTREDAYNMEYVFTAEDGHTEIMPVWTPPTPPQDDNDIYIDSVMCLMYDTTPIPEAKLPPIYVRKEHKRLKLDPSAAARKKKKGHGETVIPPRSLFEKASMLKVRREGKDQKKNFSLKQQAPFAKPLPSLVKPTMEAGQDNPEWLISEDWALLQAVKQLLELPLNLTIVSPAHTPNWDLVSDVVNSCSRIYRSPKQCRSRYENVIIPREEGKLMFEANPKKKTKSIYKSKNSRPLRTCQIYTQDDNATQIQLYNSRFELMKIIASKRSPPIKPLLGMNPFQKNPKHASVLAESGISYDKPLPPIQVASQRAERIAKEKKALAEQQKAQQLAQQQAGAPQGQTTPSQTSAAAQVQTQVSQTATAAGAVAVPNAAVLAGAIKNAAAGTTIQAAAVGGNVIVNTVAGVPPSPFQANKRLASPVIPGTLSPAGPAAGAQVVHGQQRAVTAAAAPAEVVAIATGQGVRAVTPVTASTVVSTTLSPVQAQTRPLVTQVTQGMQLAQAKAFTPAHLQMIRQQQLQQQQQAASPQIKAVSKPQELLKMHKHKLQLQQQQQQQVAAAVAAAAAQGQHAAGAQQAQVQPTQAAQANPQLATVTAPRSGSVLTGTTVTNLQVARLTRVATQGQIQAQTGQTAQMTLTKPPVVSVPAVVSSAGVTTLPVTVAGISVAIGQAQKTGGPVLTPSFPQMQLLQMKKQQQAAVQAAQQKAGQPQQGQATVQQKIGTQQVTVQAAQPNQQQQKVTYTTTTQLQPGIKPQFFTTSIAQTQKSTGPQQIQVAKLPQIVQQQPTVANIQQIVSSSQQIQTQPQTVTLTTSAPAQVQMIPAGTTTAQVVQQKLIQQQVVTAAASPQIQTPPPHSPAQQDSSALQPVQSQQPTKGQARQGGIRAKPPAKPSGGSS; encoded by the exons ATGCACCATGGAAGTGGGTCGCAGAATATTCAACGACAACTCCAAAGACCCAAGTCTGTTAGTGCCTCAGAAGCTGAGGATCAGCAGCAGCAAGCAACCGTGGCAGCTTCACAGCAACAAACTACTGTTGCTCACCCTCAGTCACCCGTGACCACGTTTTCTTCTGCTGCCAGCCCATCAGCTCCCCAATCTCCCAATTATCAGATAATCATGAGTCGCAGCCCAGTGACTGGTCAGAACATGAACATCACTTTACAAAATGTGGGCCAAATGGTGACTGCCAACCAGCAGATCACCATAACTCAGATTCCCCTGCAAAACCCGGCGTCCCCCGGCTTCCAGCATACGACACCACAATGGAGGTTTGAGCATGCGCCATCATCCTACATCCAGGTCACGTCGCCTTTACCCCAACCCATGCAGCCGCAAAGTCCCACCCAGCATAGCCCAGTCTCACTGCAAGGCGTCACAAGGCCTGGAGCCCCCTCAGCTGCCCTTGGTGTGTGCGGGCAGAGCCCGACACGGTTTGTTGAGGCAGGTATGGTAGTGCGTCAAATCAGTTTAGGCAGTCCATCGGGAACGGGTCATTTTGTATACCAGGATGGCACAGCGCTGGCCCAGATCACACAGGGGACACCTGGTCCAATTCAACTGTCTTCTCCAGGAGCACCAGGTTCAGTTAGGGAACGCCGTCTTTCTCAGCCTCACTCACAGACCGGAGGCACCATTCACCATCTTGGACCTCAAAGTCCCGTGGCTACCAGTACTGCTCTCTCCACTTTGGGCAGCCCTGGACACATTACCACTTCTAACCTACCTCCACAAATCAGCAGCATCATACAAGGAAAGCTCGCACGCCCTGTGATATTTGATAAGACTTCACAGGGAGTAGTTGCCGCAGTTGGATCCTCACCCACGGCATCTTTTACGATCCCTTCCACCATCCCATCCTCCAGCCCCTCACTCACCAGCCCCTCCCAAGCAAATACCAACAATCCACTTGCGGCGACCAACACTGCAGTAGGCACTGTTAAAAAACAGGTTCCAAAGAGGTTAGAGGAGATTCCTCCTTCTACTCCAGAGATTGCCCAGCTACGCAAACAGTGCTTAGAGCACCATGCCAAGAAGATGGACACTTTAAAGGAGGTGTTCAAGGAATACCTCATAGAACTCTTCTTTCTTCAGCATCTTCAAGGAAACATGATGGACTACTTGGCTTTCAAAAAGAAGCCTTGTGTTCCCTTGTATACTTACTTAAGACAGAACGACTTGGAtctagaagaggaggaggaagaggaggaacaatCTAAGGTTATCAACGATGAG GTAAAGGTTGGCACAGGAAAAGATGGCCAAGCAGTGACGCctgttgccatagcaacacaGCTTCCTCCCAATGTATCTGCAGCGTTCTCTGCCCAGCAGCAATTTCAG GGTCTCCAAGGACCAGCTGGCACGCTTGCCAACCCCGCTGAGATGGATGCCTTCAAGAGGCAACAGGCGATGGTGCAAGCAG ATCAGGCTAAAAGATCCCGGATTGACGTTGGTCGCCATGGGCTGATTTTCCAGCATCCTGGTGTAGCTCCTTTAGGATCGCCTGGCGTGCCACTCCAACAGCTTATGCCAACTGCGCAAG GCGGGATGCCGCCTGCTCCGCAAGTGGTCCAGATTGCAGGACAGAAGCAGAATCAACAACAATATGACCCATCCAAAGGACCTCCAGTGCAGAATGCAGCTAGCCTACATACGCCACCCCCTCAGCTGCCaagcagattgccacaaggagccCTCCCTATGACTGGTCCCCCAGTGACGCTGTCCCAGCAGGTTCAGATTGTGGAGAGCACAGTCCAACCTGGTGGTCAGCTCCAAGCGCAGGTGAAAGTGCAGACAGGTGGCCCAATCATGGCATCAGTAAATCCCCACACACAACTCCAGGCCCAGCTCCAACAGCAGATGCAGTCAGGTCTGCACATCCAGTTGCCTCCCCAGCAGCAGCAAAACCAGACAATGCTACCCTCAGGGCAAGCG ACGGTGACTCTTGGTCGTCCTGGTGCAGAGTCAGCTCAACCCATTCAAAGGAATATGACCAACTCAATATCGCTCTCCTCCATGTCGTCTACTTCTGTTCCTACTTCTAATTGTGTTCCCACCACTCAACCAACAAGTCCTCTGCGCCCTCTTGCTACCAATACAAACCCAAGCACCCAGTCCAAACTGGCAGGAACCAATGGTTTTTCCGGCATCAAAACGAGCGGCTTTGGTCAAAGCGCGACCATGCAGTCGTCGCAGGAGGCTTCTCAAGATAAACAAGTTGAGCAAGCTAAACTG GAGAATCAAGTGCACCAACGCATCTCTGAACTAAGAAAGGATGGCCAGTGGTCAGCCAGTAGGCTTCCCAAAGTTGTGGAGGCCTCTCGTCCAAAGTCCCATTGGGACTACCTCTTGGAGGAGATGCAGTGGATGGCCGCTGACTTTGTCCAGGAGAGGAGATGGAAAGAGGCTGCTGCAAAGAAG ATGGCACGCACATGTGCACGTTACCAtcaagagcagaggaaaagtgAAGAGAGGTCAAATAAAGAAAGGGAACTTCATCTTCGCCACATTGCCGGCACAATTGCCAGAGAAGTGGAATTCTTTTGGTCCAACATTGAGCAG GTTGTGGAGATTAAACttcactttgaaataaatgaaaagagGATTAGAGCGCTTAGTTTACAGAAAGCATCAGTCAAAG GTCACTCTGTTGGAGAGACACCTGATAAAGAG GAGCGTCACAGTGTGtatagaaaaagaaaatctaATTCACCTTTGAGTGTTGAAGCGG ATGAAGAGAGCACAATAGAGGAACAAGAAGTTACGGAGGGAGAAGCCAATTACAAAACAGAATTGGTTGAGCTTGCCAAAGATG cTGAGTTGCCCCTGGATGCTTTGAGGAAGCAATATGCCGGTGCCTATGCTGACAGCTTTGATTGGCCTCAGCCAAGTCCGTCAAGTAATCAGGATGATGAAGAGACTGAAG CAATAACGTGTCCTGCAAGGAGTCCACCTGAGGCAGTTCTCATAGACTCTCTGCTTATTGTGGACCAGTTTCGTAGTCCCGACAAGACCTCTTCTTGCAATTCTGAGGGGAAACCTGCAAGGGACATATCTGAGGTGGCTGCTGCAACCGAGCTTCTTCTGCCGAAGGGTACCCTCAAGTCCACTTCCTCG ACTCTGACTCCGGCACCATTTCTACTACACGGCGCACTGCGAGAATATCAGCAAATTGGTGTTGACTGGCTGGTAAACCTATACAAGAAGCACCTAAATGGTATCCTCGCTGATGAAACAGGCCTTGGCAAAACTGTTCAAACCGTTGCTTACATGGCTCACTTAGCTGGCCAAGAGG GTATTTGGGGTCCACACCTCATTGTGGTTAGGACTTGCAAATTGCTCAACTGGGAAGTGGAGTTCAAGCGCTGGTGTCCTGGCCTTAAAATCCTCTTGTATTTGGGAACGGAGAGAGAGCGTAAATCACAGAGAACG TGGTGGCGTGAAGAAAACAGCTTCCATGTATGTGTAACATCGTACAAGCTGTTGATGAAGGACCGCAGCCATTTTCTGAGGCAAAAGTGGAGACACCTGGTTCTGGATGAGGTGCAACTCATCAAAAATATGACTGAAAAACATTGGGAAACCATATTTGCCCTTCAAAG TGTGCAGCGGATCCTCCTCATCAATACCCCACTACAGAATACTCTAAAGGAGCTATGGACTATGATCCACTTCCTCATGCCAGGAATAACAAGGCCTTACTCTGACTTCCCTGTTAAGGCAGGCACTGATCAGAATCAGGACTACTGTCACAAACTTGTCATTCGTCTGCACAGG ATGATTCAGCCTTTCATTCTGAGGCGCTCCAAACGGGAAGTGGAAAAGCAGTTGCCTAAAAAGTATGAGCACATCCTGAAGTGTCGCCTCTCCGGCAGACAGAAGAGCCTGTATGAGGATATCCTTACTCAACCTAG ATCCCAGGAGGCTCTGAAGACTGGCCATTTTGTCAGCGTGCTTCAAGTCTTGATGCAGTTGCAGCGTGTGTGCAACCACCCGGATTTGGTTGTACCTCGAGAGACAAGCAGCTCCTTCTTCTGCACTCCTCTGCAATATAATTGCCCATCACTCATACTGGAAGCAATGCAGGATGACTCCAACAAA GATACAGCCCTGTCCCTGTTTGATTTGATCAGCAATGAGAATCAGCTGACTCGGTATCAGATTGAAGAAGTAATGCCCAAACTAAAGGTCACACAACAGCTTATAGAGGAGATCTACAGTGGTCCCGAACCACCGCCACATCCCAAGCCATGTCCAATAAAACCAATGAG ATTGTTCCAGCCAGTGCAATATGGGACAAAGCCAGAAGGGCGGCTAGTTGCCATAACAAGTGCAGTAGGACAAAATCCCCAAACAAGCTCTTCTGCTACAACCAACTCTGTTTCCTCATCCAACTCAGCCCAGGCAAGGGGAAAGTCCCCAGTCACCACTGCAGCTACTACAGCAACTCAAG GAGGGGATGCAGTGAAAATTGCTCAGCTGGCCAACATAGCTGGAAGTCAGAATCGTATCTCCCAGCCAGAGACTCCTGTCACGCTGcaatttcagggcaacaaattcACGTTGTCCCCCAGTCAACTTCGCCAGCTCACCACTGGACAGCCCTTGCAGCTCCAAG GAAACATTCTACAAATTGTGTCAGCTCCTGGGCAGCAAATCATCAGGCCCCAGGGTTCTATGGTTATGCAAACAATGGCACAAGCTGTCCCTAACTCCAATGCTTCAGCTTCACCCAGTGCACCTCATCCAGCTCCACCAACGGTCCAGCAAG GTGTGACAACAAATGCCTCAGCAACCTCTAACAGGCTCGCGACTCCTCCTTCACAG GAGTCTTCAGAAGATAAAACCCGGCAGGCTAAGCAGCGGTTGAGCCTTCTCTTTGAAGCAAATGAGCGACGCTGCAGCCGCCGAGTTCTATATGGGTCAGACTTGTTGCAGGCGTGCACTGTGAGCTCAGAGCCTGGCCACTCTGCGCTCACTGCTGGAGGATGGATGTGGGTGGGCCGGGAAAGTTGCGTCAGGGCCCAGAACACCTTTGTGGCAACCACCTCTGCACTGCAATCTGCTCTGCTGTCTCTTGAGAATCGAATGCAAGCTACCAACAGCCTTGGCAAAGG GCTGCTATGCGTGGTGCCTACAGCTGTTGCGCCACCGCCTCAGTTATATGCAGCCAATCCTCCCACCCCTTACACCATAAAACAAAGGTTATTCCACAGTCACCTGCAGGAATCCTTTGCTTCCCATGCTTGTGACATACACCACTTGGTGGCCAGGCATCACTTCTGTTCTCCGGATCATCAGCTAATGCAGATGGATTCAG GCAAACTAGAAGCCCTGGCCATTCTGCTGCAGAAGCTTAGGTCAGACAATCGCCGTGTCCTCATCTTAACTCAGATGATGAAGATGCTTGATATCCTGGAGGCATTCCTCGATTATAGGCAGCTCACTTATGTGCGTGTGGATGAAAGCTACACTCCAGATGAAcgacag GAGACCATAAGGACCTTTAACAGGAACAGGCCAATTTTCTGCAGCATCCTCACAAACCACTGCTGCGCTTCAGTCGGAACTATGCTTGATGCAGATGCCATCATTTTCTATGACACAGACCTAAATCCTAGCATGGATGCCCGCACCCAGGAATGGTGTGACAAACTTGGGCGCGCTAAAGATATCCACATTTACCG ATTGGAGAGTGGGAACTCGATTGAGGAGAAACTATTAAAGAATGGAACCAAGGACCTAATCAGAGAGGTGGCTGCACAGGGCACTGATTATACTCTGGCTTTCCTCACACAA CGGACAATCCAGGATTTGTTTGAGGTGGAGGCAGGCTCAGGGGAAAAGGTGGAGGAGTTTGTTGTCCTTCACCAGGAGCCATCAGCCTCCGAGACCATCTCTCCAAAAGTAGCTAGACCCTACATCCAAGCTCTCCATAGTATTAACTTGGAGGATTCACCAGAAGCAGACGGTGTGAAAGTAGAGGATGCAGAGATAACAGGCATGCATTCGGAACTGGCTGACGAGTCAGAGAGCCAGACTAAAGAAGAGCCTGTTGAGATGGATCAGTTGAATGCAGTTATGGAACAG CTCACTCCAATTGAAAGATATGCTCTGAACTACCTGGAGTACCTTCATATCAGTGACGATGAAACTGCTCTCAAG GAGCGGTTGGAGTGTTCTAAGAGGGGCTGGGAGCTGCAGCAACTGCAAAAactgaaagaggaggaggaggaccgaGAGCTGATGGAGGGAGCCGAAGAGCTTTTCACCTACACAAGAGAAGACGCTTACAATATG GAGTATGTCTTTACTGCTGAGGATGGACATACAGAAATCATGCCG GTTTGGACTCCACCGACACCACCACAGGATGACAATGATATTTACATAGACTCTGTAATGTGTCTGATGTATGACACCACACCCATTCCTGAGGCCAAGTTACCTCCAATCTACGTCCGCAAGGAGCACAAGAGACTGAAACTGGACCCCTCAG CAGCAgctaggaagaagaagaagggccATGGGGAAACTGTAATTCCACCACGCTCCCTTTTCGAAAAGGCCAGCATGCTGAAGGTTCGCAGAGAAGGGAAAGACCAGAAAAAGAACTTTTCTCTCAAGCAGCAAGCACCCTTCGCCAAGCCTCTGCCTTCACTGGTTAAACCCACCATGGAGGCTGGTCAGGATAACCCAGAGTGGCTCATCAGTGAAGACTGGGCTCTACTTCAG GCTGTGAAACAACTGCTCGAGTTGCCCCTCAACCTGACTATCGTGTCTCCTGCACACACACCCAACTGGGATCTGGTGAGTGATGTGGTGAACTCCTGCAGCCGCATCTACCGCTCTCCTAAGCAGTGTCGTAGCCGCTACGAGAACGTCATCATTCCCAGAGAAGAGGGCAAG TTGATGTTTGAGGCTAACCctaagaagaaaacaaagagcATCTACAAG TCTAAGAATAGCCGTCCTCTAAGGACCTGCCAGATCTACACGCAAGATGACAACGCCACTCAAATTCAGCTCTATAACAGCCGCTTTGAGCTCATGAAAATTATAGCGAGCAAAAGGAGCCCACCTATCAAACCATT GCTTGGCATGAATCCATTCCAGAAGAATCCCAAACATGCCTCTGTTTTGGCAGAAAG TGGGATAAGCTACGACAAGCCCCTGCCCCCCATTCAGGTGGCATCTCAACGTGCCGAAAGGATCGCCAAAGAGAAAAAG GCCCTGGCTGAGCagcagaaggctcagcagctagCGCAACAACAGGCTGGAGCTCCCCAAGGCCAGACTACACCGAGCCAGACCTCTGCAGCTGCCCAGGTTCAGACTCAGGTCTCTCAGACTGCCACTGCAGCTGGAGCTGTTGCAGTTCCTAATGCAGCTGTTCTG GCTGGAGCCATCAAAAACGCCGCAGCCGGAACCACCATCCAGGCTG CTGCTGTTGGGGGGAATGTGATTGTGAACACGGTTGCTGGAGTGCCTCCGAGTCCGTTCCAAGCCAACAAGCGCCTGGCCTCCCCAGTCATACCAGGCACCCTTTCT CCCGCCGGTCCTGCCGCTGGAGCGCAGGTAGTCCACGGCCAGCAGAGAGCAGTTACAGCGGCTGCCGCCCCTGCTGAAGTGGTTGCCATAGCTACAGGGCAGGGCGTTCGAGCAGTTACCCCGGTAACCGCATCGACTGTCGTTTCAACCACTCTGAGCCCAGTCCAAGCACAGACGCGCCCACTTGTCACTCAAGTAACACAAG GAATGCAGCTTGCACAAGCAAAGGCCTTCACCCCGGCTCACCTGCAGATGATTCGTCAACAGCAGcttcagcaacagcagcaggctGCCTCTCCTCAGATCAAAGCCGTAAGCAAACCCCAG GAATTATTAAAGATGCACAAACATAAGTTGCAgctgcagcaacagcagcagcaacaggttGCAGCAGCAGTGGCGGCAGCCGCAGCTCAGGGCCAGCATGCTGCAGGAGCCCAGCAGGCCCAAGTGCAGCCCACACAAGCAGCTCAAGCCAATCCTCAGCTAGCAACGGTCACGGCACCAAGATCTGGTTCTGTTTTGACAGGCACCACAGTGACCAATCTACAGGTGGCCAGACTG ACCCGAGTAGCCACCCAGGGTCAGATTCAGGCCCAGACTGGCCAGACGGCCCAGATGACCCTCACCAAGCCTCCCGTGGTCTCCGTGCCAGCCGTGGTATCATCTGCTGGTGTCACCACTCTGCCGGTCACTGTAGCTGGCATCAGCGTGGCTATTGGCCAGGCCCAGAAAACGG GTGGTCCTGTGCTGACGCCGTCCTTCCCGCAGATGCAGTTGCTTCAGATGAAGAAGCAGCAACAGGCAGCCGTCCAGGCGGCCCAGCAGAAGGCGGGACAGCCACAACAAGGACAGGCAACAGTGCAACAGAAG ATTGGCACACAGCAGGTTACGGTACAGGCTGCCCAGCCCAACCAGCAGCAACAGAAGGTGACCTACACGACCACCACACAACTTCAACCCGGGATCAAGCCCCAGTTCTTCACCACATCCATCGCTCAGACGCAGAAATCTACGGGACCTCAGCAAATCCAG GTCGCAAAGCTCCCACAAATAGTGCAGCAGCAGCCCACCGTGGCTAACATTCAGCAAATTGTGTCTTCTTCACAGCAG ATCCAAACGCAGCCACAAACCGTGACGCTGACCACATCAGCGCCAGCCCAGGTGCAGATGATTCCGGCCGGCACCACTACAGCTCAGGTCGTTCAGCAGAAGCTGATCCAGCAGCAGGTGGTCACCGCGGCTGCCTCACCGCAGATTCAGACGCCGCCCCCCCACAGCCCTGCCCAGCAAGACTCTTCTGCTTTGCAGCCCGTTCAATCCCAGCAGCCTACCAAAGGTCAAGCTCGCCAGGGTGGCATAAGGGCCAAACCGCCTGCCAAGCCCAGCGGGGGGAGCAGTTAG